Proteins from a genomic interval of Verrucomicrobiales bacterium:
- a CDS encoding CHASE domain-containing protein, producing MSQALRQTATSSGSRLHPVRVGAALALGVLLSLALFFAYRAREAREEEMATTEVVHRHLEQLQVSILRSMEVLYSLAALHRVHGGMKPPEFALFVQQALARQPELQALSWNPYLADAERDGFERQAELEGAEGFVIQEEVSRGVLRRAARRSDYVPVYLIEPLSRNLKALGYDLNSDPVRRRSIEQACVTGKAAATAPIHLAQESGEAPGVLVLLPVYEHLRAEAETASGRRPAGFVVAVFRVGDLVGTVFRQLGEAGITADLFDLSTQGSRLHSNASNLGWADPASSTKIARLEVAGRPWVVVHSATGQWKRGREGSWWVLCGGMAFTLLTSAYLYSGARRAQEVALVNAALQQEVVVRQGAEAAAAEANRSKSEFLASMSHEIRTPLNAVLGYAQLLQRDPELSAEQQDGVRGITTSGQHLLGLINEILDLSKIEAGRMELNPVAFDLEALGRSLGATFVPLCAQKRIGFRLALALGPLKVVRGDEGKLRQVLINLLGNAVKFTQSGEVCLTVEPADGGGDRWHFVVTDTGLGIPESEQEDIFKPFHQGSGAGHQGGTGLGLAIAQRQVELLGGRLTLQSDRGAGSRFEFSVPLPVAETPGPLRPARIRRLLPGQRVRALVVDDRQENCAVLGGMLGLIGCEVAVSATVEDMLLKLQTSEFDILFLDFFLPGADPGETVRQALAGSRHADLKVVMHTASPLTRHREQSLAAGCVDFLAKPLQEAQVFDCLHRHLGVLFEQEPAVPEPETAVASGPIRVVLPEDLCARLMVAAELHSTTAMKSALAELRGYGVEAVQLADRIRLLMRSYDMDGIQRMLSASVVAEGPASRALPAAGDSDGGRDGS from the coding sequence ATGTCTCAGGCTTTGCGCCAAACCGCCACCAGCTCTGGCTCGCGTCTACACCCGGTTCGGGTGGGTGCCGCCTTGGCTTTGGGCGTGTTGCTTTCCCTGGCTTTGTTCTTCGCGTATCGCGCTCGCGAAGCGCGGGAAGAGGAGATGGCGACCACCGAGGTGGTGCATCGACATCTGGAGCAACTGCAGGTGAGCATTCTCAGGTCGATGGAGGTGCTGTATTCCTTGGCCGCCCTGCATCGGGTTCATGGCGGAATGAAGCCACCCGAGTTTGCGCTGTTTGTGCAGCAGGCCCTGGCCCGACAGCCTGAGCTGCAGGCTTTGTCGTGGAATCCCTATCTCGCAGACGCGGAGCGGGACGGCTTCGAGCGGCAGGCGGAGCTCGAGGGAGCCGAGGGATTTGTGATCCAGGAAGAGGTGTCGAGAGGCGTCCTTCGGAGGGCGGCGCGAAGATCCGACTACGTGCCCGTCTATCTCATTGAGCCCTTGAGTCGAAACCTCAAGGCGTTGGGTTACGATCTGAACTCGGATCCCGTGCGGCGGCGGAGCATCGAACAGGCGTGCGTCACCGGGAAGGCAGCGGCGACCGCGCCCATCCATCTGGCGCAAGAGTCAGGGGAGGCTCCAGGGGTGCTCGTTCTTCTGCCGGTGTATGAGCACTTGCGGGCGGAGGCAGAGACAGCATCCGGGCGGCGTCCGGCGGGATTCGTTGTCGCAGTTTTTCGCGTTGGAGATTTGGTCGGCACGGTTTTCCGTCAGCTGGGGGAGGCGGGAATCACCGCCGATCTCTTCGATCTTTCCACGCAGGGATCCCGGTTGCACTCGAATGCCTCGAACCTCGGATGGGCCGACCCGGCATCCTCGACCAAGATCGCCAGGCTGGAGGTGGCGGGCCGTCCCTGGGTGGTCGTTCATTCCGCCACCGGACAATGGAAACGCGGGCGTGAAGGATCCTGGTGGGTGCTGTGCGGCGGAATGGCGTTCACCTTGCTGACGAGCGCTTATTTGTACAGCGGTGCGCGCCGCGCCCAGGAGGTCGCGCTCGTGAACGCGGCGCTGCAGCAGGAGGTGGTGGTGCGGCAGGGTGCGGAGGCGGCCGCGGCTGAAGCCAACCGCTCCAAATCCGAGTTTCTGGCGAGCATGAGCCATGAGATCCGGACTCCACTGAACGCGGTTCTTGGCTACGCCCAGCTGCTGCAACGGGATCCTGAGCTGAGCGCGGAGCAGCAGGACGGGGTGCGTGGCATCACGACCAGCGGTCAACATCTGCTGGGACTCATCAACGAGATTCTGGACCTTTCAAAGATCGAGGCGGGCCGCATGGAGCTGAACCCGGTGGCCTTTGATCTGGAGGCGCTCGGGCGAAGCCTGGGAGCGACTTTTGTCCCACTGTGCGCCCAGAAGAGGATCGGGTTTCGGCTGGCGCTGGCCTTGGGTCCGCTGAAGGTGGTTCGGGGCGACGAGGGCAAGCTCCGCCAAGTGCTCATCAATCTGCTGGGCAACGCCGTCAAGTTCACGCAATCCGGCGAGGTCTGCCTCACGGTTGAACCAGCGGATGGCGGCGGCGACCGCTGGCATTTCGTGGTAACCGACACCGGGTTGGGAATTCCGGAGTCCGAGCAGGAGGACATCTTCAAGCCCTTTCACCAGGGAAGTGGGGCGGGGCATCAGGGCGGGACAGGCCTGGGGCTGGCGATCGCTCAGCGGCAGGTCGAGCTGCTGGGCGGGCGGCTGACCCTGCAATCGGATCGCGGGGCGGGTTCTCGGTTTGAGTTTAGCGTGCCACTGCCGGTCGCGGAGACCCCGGGGCCCTTGCGACCCGCGCGAATTCGTCGGCTGCTTCCCGGCCAGCGAGTGAGGGCTTTGGTGGTCGATGATCGGCAGGAGAACTGTGCGGTTTTAGGCGGGATGCTCGGACTGATTGGCTGCGAGGTGGCTGTCTCGGCCACGGTTGAGGACATGCTGCTGAAGCTGCAAACCTCCGAGTTCGACATCCTGTTTTTGGACTTTTTTCTACCAGGGGCTGACCCTGGAGAAACGGTCAGACAGGCTTTGGCCGGCTCTCGTCACGCGGATCTTAAAGTGGTCATGCACACGGCTTCGCCGCTGACCCGCCACCGGGAGCAGTCCTTGGCGGCTGGCTGCGTGGATTTTCTGGCCAAGCCGCTGCAGGAAGCTCAGGTCTTTGATTGTCTCCATCGTCATCTGGGAGTGCTGTTTGAGCAGGAGCCAGCGGTTCCGGAGCCAGAGACCGCCGTGGCTTCCGGTCCCATTCGAGTGGTGTTGCCGGAGGACTTGTGCGCCCGCCTCATGGTGGCCGCCGAGCTTCACAGCACGACTGCGATGAAATCCGCGCTGGCCGAGCTGCGCGGGTATGGGGTCGAGGCGGTTCAGCTCGCTGACCGAATTCGGCTGCTGATGCGCAGCTACGACATGGATGGCATCCAGCGGATGCTGTCGGCCTCGGTGGTGGCAGAGGGTCCCGCCTCGCGGGCCCTGCCCGCAGCCGGCGATTCGGACGGAGGACGCGATGGTTCCTGA